In a single window of the Alphaproteobacteria bacterium genome:
- a CDS encoding alpha/beta hydrolase, with translation MQPCEERKIQLPGFTIGLKIWNPQNSHLVLCLHGKLDNAASFDLLAHFLPDVQLVAVDFPGTGLSSPYPKGVLPHWKNDAFLMLHLIKELKWNRFDIIAHSLGSLSASIIAIACPDQVNKLVFLDILGPRIDFIEKGTTYLLTDIDNFINHTKFPRTIFQDLESAIQKRMKSGNISYQASQALALRGTTKSKEGYIWTFDRRLRSVASTLPYEDELRTMFNAIVAPVCLIRAKQGVPYPEKIFQERAQSLKNLTIHELPGGHHIHMDDPKPVAKLISAFLT, from the coding sequence ATGCAACCCTGTGAAGAGCGAAAAATTCAACTCCCTGGGTTTACGATTGGACTTAAAATCTGGAATCCTCAAAATAGTCACCTTGTTTTATGTCTTCATGGAAAACTAGATAATGCAGCAAGTTTTGATTTATTAGCCCATTTTTTACCAGATGTTCAATTAGTTGCTGTCGATTTTCCTGGAACAGGATTATCGAGTCCTTATCCTAAAGGCGTTCTTCCACATTGGAAAAATGATGCTTTTTTAATGCTTCATTTAATCAAAGAGTTAAAATGGAATCGTTTTGATATTATTGCACATTCATTGGGATCATTATCCGCCTCAATAATAGCTATTGCGTGTCCAGACCAAGTAAACAAATTAGTGTTTCTTGATATTTTGGGACCACGTATTGATTTTATTGAAAAGGGAACAACTTATCTTTTGACTGATATTGATAATTTTATAAACCACACCAAATTTCCAAGAACAATATTTCAAGATTTAGAATCCGCCATTCAAAAACGCATGAAAAGTGGAAATATAAGTTATCAAGCTTCACAAGCTTTGGCCTTAAGGGGTACAACAAAATCTAAAGAGGGGTATATTTGGACTTTTGACCGTCGATTACGATCTGTCGCTTCAACGCTTCCTTATGAAGACGAATTACGTACAATGTTTAATGCGATTGTTGCACCGGTTTGTCTTATTCGTGCCAAACAAGGTGTACCTTATCCTGAAAAAATTTTTCAAGAACGCGCACAATCACTTAAGAATCTAACCATTCACGAATTACCAGGTGGTCATCATATCCATATGGATGATCCAAAACCTGTAGCAAAACTTATTTCAGCGTTTTTAACCTAA
- the mmsB gene encoding 3-hydroxyisobutyrate dehydrogenase codes for MTKIGFIGLGHMGQPMCLNLLKNKHQVKVYDLVKETVDHLVNHGALKANDLADIVDDVDIVISMLPEGKHVSQVYFGEHGLLSHAKKPLFFADCSTIDVQTAQSITQKAKSLGHQIVDAPVSGGVKGAENAALTFMVGGSLSDFEHIKPILAQMGKNIFHAGDNGMGQAVKICNNLMLAINMIGTSEAFALAEKLGLSKEKLFEVASTSSGQSWSLTSYCPVPGPLPASPANFGYKAGFTAQMMLKDLKLANILSSEIQLPLGQKAMDLYESFCADNNAGLDFSGIYLKIAANKK; via the coding sequence ATGACGAAAATAGGATTTATTGGTCTAGGACATATGGGACAACCTATGTGCCTCAATCTCCTTAAAAACAAGCATCAAGTAAAAGTATATGATCTCGTCAAAGAAACTGTTGATCATCTTGTAAATCATGGCGCTCTAAAAGCAAATGATCTTGCCGATATTGTTGACGATGTTGATATTGTTATTTCCATGTTGCCTGAAGGTAAACATGTATCTCAAGTTTATTTTGGTGAACACGGACTTCTTAGCCATGCTAAAAAACCTTTATTTTTTGCGGATTGTTCAACCATTGATGTTCAAACAGCTCAAAGTATAACTCAAAAAGCAAAATCTTTAGGTCATCAAATAGTTGATGCCCCTGTTTCAGGTGGCGTTAAGGGTGCTGAAAATGCAGCACTCACCTTTATGGTAGGTGGTTCTTTATCTGATTTTGAACACATCAAACCTATTTTAGCACAAATGGGTAAAAATATTTTTCATGCTGGCGATAATGGGATGGGACAAGCTGTCAAAATATGTAACAATTTAATGTTGGCTATCAACATGATTGGCACGAGTGAGGCTTTTGCTTTGGCTGAAAAATTAGGTCTATCTAAAGAAAAACTCTTTGAAGTCGCCTCAACATCATCCGGTCAAAGCTGGTCTTTAACAAGCTACTGCCCAGTTCCAGGCCCATTACCTGCTTCACCCGCTAACTTTGGATATAAAGCGGGTTTTACGGCCCAAATGATGCTGAAAGATTTGAAACTTGCCAATATTCTTTCTTCTGAAATTCAACTGCCTTTAGGTCAAAAAGCAATGGATCTATATGAAAGTTTCTGTGCTGACAATAATGCAGGCTTGGATTTTTCAGGGATATATTTGAAAATTGCTGCAAACAAAAAATAA
- a CDS encoding CoA-acylating methylmalonate-semialdehyde dehydrogenase has protein sequence MHDLGHFMSGKRISGKGNRSFPVMNPAKGEIIRHVTFATKQEIDEIVQNAQNAFPKWAETPPATRGKILSKFKNLLENHETEIATLIAEEHGKSILEAKGSLARGLDVLDYASNIAAHLKGDHLENVGRNIDCYSMRQPIGVCVGITPFNFPAMIPLWIGSIAIACGNAFILKPSERDPSCPLRIAELAYESGIPEGIFNVVQGDKEVVDILLAHPIVKTISFVGQTETARYIQETGIHYGKRVQAFGGAKNHMLIMPDTDLEQTIDALVGAAYGSAGERCMAISVAMPVGDQLADKLVAGLSAKIKNLKIGPYTDPDAEMGPLINQAHLEKVKNYIDQGIKDGAKLVVDGRSFQHPTEPKGYFLGGCLFDHVQPNMSIYKHEIFGPVLCIVRIKSYEEGLQLINSHPYGNGVALYTRDGDTARDFCNRVEAGMVGINVPVPVPVAQQSFGGWKNSSFADIGMHGMEGIRFFTKLKTVTERWPSGIRKGVEFSLLTTEHK, from the coding sequence ATGCATGATCTAGGACATTTTATGAGCGGCAAAAGAATTTCTGGCAAAGGGAATCGATCTTTTCCAGTGATGAACCCTGCCAAAGGAGAGATCATTAGACATGTCACCTTTGCAACCAAGCAAGAAATTGACGAAATAGTTCAAAATGCCCAAAATGCCTTTCCAAAATGGGCAGAAACACCACCTGCAACGCGCGGTAAAATTCTTTCAAAATTCAAAAATCTTTTGGAAAACCATGAAACCGAAATTGCAACCCTTATTGCAGAGGAACATGGAAAATCAATTCTTGAAGCAAAAGGATCTTTAGCACGTGGGCTCGATGTGCTTGATTATGCAAGCAATATCGCGGCTCATTTAAAAGGTGATCATCTTGAAAATGTTGGACGAAACATTGATTGTTATTCCATGCGGCAACCCATTGGCGTTTGCGTTGGCATTACACCTTTTAATTTTCCCGCAATGATTCCTTTATGGATTGGATCCATTGCGATCGCCTGTGGCAATGCTTTTATTTTAAAACCATCTGAACGTGATCCGTCCTGCCCCTTACGGATTGCAGAACTTGCCTATGAATCTGGTATTCCTGAAGGCATATTCAATGTTGTTCAAGGTGATAAAGAAGTTGTTGATATATTATTGGCGCATCCGATTGTTAAAACAATAAGTTTTGTAGGCCAAACCGAAACAGCACGTTATATCCAAGAAACAGGCATTCATTATGGCAAACGCGTCCAAGCTTTTGGCGGCGCAAAAAATCATATGCTGATTATGCCCGACACAGATTTAGAGCAAACAATTGATGCACTTGTTGGCGCCGCCTATGGTTCAGCGGGTGAAAGATGTATGGCCATTTCAGTCGCCATGCCTGTTGGGGATCAATTAGCTGATAAGTTGGTCGCAGGCTTAAGTGCAAAAATAAAAAATCTTAAAATTGGCCCTTATACAGATCCTGATGCTGAAATGGGACCACTTATTAACCAAGCACATCTTGAAAAAGTAAAAAACTATATTGATCAAGGCATTAAAGATGGCGCCAAACTTGTAGTTGATGGACGTTCTTTTCAACACCCGACTGAGCCAAAAGGCTATTTTTTAGGCGGCTGTCTTTTTGATCATGTACAACCTAATATGTCTATTTACAAGCACGAAATCTTTGGTCCAGTTTTATGCATTGTTCGCATCAAATCCTATGAAGAAGGATTACAGCTTATTAATAGTCACCCTTATGGGAATGGGGTTGCTCTTTACACACGTGATGGGGATACGGCGCGTGATTTCTGTAATCGCGTTGAAGCGGGCATGGTTGGTATTAATGTGCCAGTGCCAGTGCCAGTTGCACAACAAAGTTTTGGTGGCTGGAAAAATTCCTCTTTCGCAGATATTGGGATGCACGGCATGGAGGGCATTCGCTTTTTTACGAAACTAAAAACCGTCACCGAAAGATGGCCTTCTGGCATTCGAAAGGGCGTCGAATTTTCGCTGCTTACAACTGAACACAAGTAA
- a CDS encoding acyl-CoA dehydrogenase C-terminal domain-containing protein has product MPVYNAPLEDILFILNDVVGIADLSKLKGYEDVTPDLVQSILEECAKLCTNEIAPLNLSGDQEGCHFENGIVRTPKGFKEAYKLFIDAGWQALSGDKNYGGQGMPKSMDFTVSEMLCGANLSFSMYPMLTHGAYEALINHGTDELKKTYLPKLIEGSWSGTMCLTEPHCGTDLKLLRTKAVPQNDGSYKITGTKIFISAGEHDLTDNIVHLVIARTPDAPEGIKGISLFIVPKFMPKADGTLGPRNGVYCGSIEHKMGIKASSTCVMNFDEAQGYLVGNLNEGMKCMFTMMNAARLGVGMQGLGLAEVAYQNAVVYAKERLQGRSLSGVKCPEKPADPLIVHPDIRKMLLTIKSFVEGARALAYDVAYHIDISMLHDDPKIREEADDYVSLMTPVIKAFLTDYGFESTNLALQVFGGHGYIVEHGMEQFVRDARISQIYEGANGIQALDLVGRKLSQHSGRLMRQFFPIVDQFIRDHKENPGMADFTQPLADGLSKLQQATMYVAQKGMMDKEEAGAAASDYCRLFGYVALAHMWAKMAKVSLEKMNGENPDFYRNKLSTARFYMSRMMPNCGALLTSIQAGKKSIMELSEAAF; this is encoded by the coding sequence ATGCCAGTATATAATGCCCCACTCGAGGATATTTTATTTATTCTTAATGATGTCGTCGGCATAGCCGATTTAAGTAAGCTTAAAGGCTATGAAGACGTAACGCCAGATTTGGTACAGTCGATTTTAGAAGAATGCGCAAAGCTTTGTACGAATGAGATTGCACCTTTAAATTTATCCGGCGATCAAGAAGGGTGTCATTTCGAAAACGGTATTGTACGCACCCCCAAAGGTTTTAAAGAAGCCTATAAGCTTTTTATTGATGCTGGTTGGCAAGCGCTTTCAGGTGATAAGAATTATGGCGGGCAAGGCATGCCAAAATCTATGGATTTTACGGTTAGCGAAATGCTTTGTGGCGCTAATTTATCCTTTTCAATGTACCCAATGCTGACACATGGTGCTTATGAAGCGCTTATTAATCACGGTACAGATGAGCTTAAAAAAACTTATTTACCAAAGCTTATTGAAGGTTCTTGGTCTGGCACAATGTGTTTAACAGAACCTCATTGTGGTACAGATTTAAAATTATTACGTACAAAAGCTGTGCCCCAAAACGACGGTTCTTATAAAATTACTGGTACTAAAATATTTATTTCAGCAGGCGAACATGATTTAACGGATAATATTGTCCATCTAGTCATTGCACGCACACCTGATGCCCCTGAAGGCATTAAAGGGATTAGTCTTTTCATCGTCCCTAAATTTATGCCTAAAGCAGATGGTACTTTAGGGCCACGTAATGGTGTTTATTGTGGTTCTATCGAACATAAAATGGGGATTAAAGCATCTTCGACTTGCGTCATGAATTTTGATGAAGCCCAAGGCTATTTGGTCGGCAATCTTAATGAGGGCATGAAATGCATGTTCACCATGATGAATGCTGCACGTTTAGGCGTTGGTATGCAAGGGTTGGGCCTCGCCGAAGTCGCCTATCAAAATGCGGTGGTCTATGCCAAAGAACGCTTACAAGGTCGTTCTTTAAGTGGTGTTAAATGCCCTGAAAAACCAGCCGATCCACTTATTGTCCATCCTGATATCCGCAAGATGTTATTAACCATCAAATCTTTTGTGGAAGGCGCACGCGCCCTTGCCTATGATGTTGCCTATCACATTGATATATCAATGCTTCATGATGACCCTAAAATACGTGAAGAAGCGGATGATTACGTGTCGTTAATGACACCCGTTATCAAAGCCTTCTTAACAGATTATGGTTTTGAATCCACCAATCTTGCACTTCAAGTTTTTGGCGGCCATGGCTATATCGTTGAACATGGTATGGAACAATTTGTCCGTGACGCCCGTATTAGCCAAATTTATGAAGGCGCCAATGGTATTCAAGCCCTTGATTTGGTTGGACGTAAATTGTCTCAACATAGTGGACGTCTCATGCGTCAATTTTTTCCAATTGTCGATCAATTTATACGTGATCATAAAGAAAATCCAGGCATGGCTGATTTTACACAACCTCTGGCCGATGGACTTTCAAAATTGCAGCAAGCAACCATGTATGTTGCCCAAAAAGGCATGATGGATAAAGAAGAAGCAGGCGCTGCTGCAAGCGATTATTGTCGTCTTTTTGGCTATGTTGCACTCGCGCATATGTGGGCAAAAATGGCTAAAGTATCACTTGAAAAAATGAATGGCGAGAACCCCGATTTTTATCGCAATAAATTATCAACCGCACGTTTTTACATGAGCCGCATGATGCCAAATTGCGGGGCTTTGTTAACCTCCATTCAAGCAGGCAAAAAGTCAATTATGGAATTGTCGGAAGCGGCATTCTAA